From a single Micromonospora sp. WMMD1102 genomic region:
- a CDS encoding ABC transporter permease — MLRFVVKKVLLALSTLLAVSVVTFGMFFAVPNNPAELMCGDSKNVCSPERIEMIERRMGLDKPIPVQYAEFMRGIFAGRTIGAGETARDCPAPCLGFSFRNDEPVTGIVGRTLPVTLSIVFGAAVVWLLLGISIGMVSALRRGSAFDKLAVGTSLVGASMPILLFGPLLLIGLVYETGLLGYPRYTPLTENPVAWASAMLLPWFALGFLNSATYARLSRAQMLETLSEDFVRTARAKGLSKITVYGRHALRAAITPIITIAGLDLGAYLGGTVITETVFGFTGLGRTALNAALNLDMPIVMATVLLAAVFVVAANVLVDVLYAVVDPRVRLG; from the coding sequence GTGCTGCGGTTCGTGGTCAAGAAGGTACTGCTGGCGCTGAGCACCCTGCTCGCGGTCAGCGTGGTCACCTTCGGGATGTTCTTCGCGGTGCCCAACAACCCGGCCGAGTTGATGTGCGGGGACAGCAAGAACGTGTGCAGTCCGGAGCGGATCGAGATGATCGAGCGCCGGATGGGGTTGGACAAGCCGATCCCGGTGCAGTACGCCGAGTTCATGCGGGGCATCTTCGCCGGCCGTACGATCGGCGCCGGTGAGACGGCCCGGGACTGTCCCGCCCCCTGTCTCGGCTTCTCGTTCCGCAACGACGAGCCGGTGACCGGGATCGTCGGGCGTACCCTGCCGGTGACCCTGAGCATCGTCTTCGGCGCGGCAGTCGTCTGGCTGCTGCTCGGCATCTCGATCGGGATGGTCTCGGCGCTGCGCCGGGGGAGCGCCTTCGACAAGCTCGCGGTCGGCACCTCGCTGGTCGGGGCCTCGATGCCGATCCTGCTCTTCGGACCGCTGCTGCTGATCGGCCTGGTCTACGAGACCGGACTGCTCGGCTATCCCCGCTACACCCCGCTGACCGAGAACCCGGTGGCCTGGGCGAGCGCGATGCTGCTGCCCTGGTTCGCGCTCGGCTTCCTCAACTCGGCGACCTACGCCCGGCTGTCCCGGGCGCAGATGCTGGAGACCCTTTCCGAGGACTTCGTCCGGACCGCGCGGGCCAAGGGACTGTCCAAAATCACCGTGTACGGTCGGCACGCGCTGCGCGCCGCGATCACCCCGATCATCACCATCGCCGGGCTGGACCTCGGCGCCTACCTCGGCGGCACGGTGATCACCGAGACGGTCTTCGGGTTCACCGGGCTCGGCCGGACGGCGCTGAACGCGGCACTCAACCTGGACATGCCGATCGTGATGGCGACCGTACTGCTCGCCGCCGTCTTCGTGGTCGCCGCCAACGTCCTGGTCGACGTGCTGTACGCGGTGGTCGACCCACGGGTCCGGCTCGGATGA
- a CDS encoding ABC transporter substrate-binding protein, producing the protein MRPRLAVAATSAALMIAASALAACSENTGENGDSDDGGGKQFSSSIATDPKDSQGPAAEVPGAKPGGTLKLIQEADFEHLDPQRTYTFQGMSIQQMFLRTLTVFKEDGKGNVLLVGDLATDAGKDVNKDCKTWEYTLKEGVKFEDGTPITAADVSYGIARSYEESIDGGPTYIQEWLADSPTYNANYKGPYTSGVEAVPGLNVRGDRTLTFEFAKPHCDLPYALSLPTSVPVPRAKDTRTEYDRRVVSSGPYKIKEYVKDTRFVLERNPNWDPKTDPLRHAYPDAIEVEIGPNDTAATERALAGQGADQFAVAWDEVPQALVNQVLGDSSLGERVVRKTAPSVWYLSINNDRIKDVKVRQAIAYAIDRQGILATQGGDAAGKLTHTLLADTTIGRTEYPNPYDGGPTGNPEKAKELLGGQKPKLVFMSRATAFGQQTAPIVEQSLERAGFDVTVQYVEDHNPTARTRGNPYDIYLSNWAADWPSAVSTIPVLWDGRKLGPQGNSNVSYFNADDVNAEIDRVSNLPAGEAGPEWAKIDQMIMEKYVPVVPIYQDNTFLVTGAKVGGLIVSEQFGTPVFYNSHIKP; encoded by the coding sequence ATGCGACCCAGGCTCGCGGTGGCCGCGACGAGCGCCGCGCTCATGATCGCGGCCAGTGCGCTGGCCGCCTGCTCGGAGAACACCGGGGAGAACGGTGACTCCGACGACGGCGGCGGCAAGCAGTTCAGCAGCTCGATCGCGACCGACCCGAAGGACTCCCAGGGGCCGGCTGCCGAGGTGCCCGGTGCGAAGCCCGGCGGCACGCTGAAGCTGATCCAGGAGGCCGACTTCGAGCACCTCGATCCGCAGCGCACGTACACGTTCCAGGGCATGTCGATCCAGCAGATGTTCCTACGCACGCTCACCGTCTTCAAGGAGGACGGCAAGGGGAACGTGCTGCTCGTCGGCGACCTCGCCACCGATGCCGGCAAGGACGTCAACAAAGACTGCAAGACCTGGGAGTACACCCTCAAGGAGGGGGTGAAGTTCGAGGACGGTACGCCGATCACGGCGGCCGACGTGTCCTACGGGATCGCCCGCTCCTACGAGGAGAGCATCGACGGCGGGCCGACGTACATCCAGGAGTGGCTGGCGGACAGCCCGACATACAACGCGAACTACAAGGGGCCGTACACCTCGGGTGTCGAGGCCGTGCCGGGGCTTAACGTGCGCGGCGACCGTACCCTGACCTTCGAGTTCGCCAAGCCGCACTGCGACCTGCCGTACGCGCTCTCGCTGCCGACCTCGGTGCCGGTGCCGAGGGCCAAGGACACCCGGACCGAGTACGACCGGCGGGTGGTCTCGTCCGGACCATACAAAATCAAGGAGTACGTCAAGGACACCCGGTTCGTGCTGGAGCGCAACCCGAACTGGGACCCGAAGACGGACCCGCTACGGCACGCCTACCCGGACGCCATCGAGGTCGAGATCGGCCCCAACGACACCGCCGCCACCGAGCGGGCGCTGGCCGGCCAGGGTGCCGACCAGTTCGCGGTGGCCTGGGACGAGGTCCCGCAGGCCCTGGTCAACCAGGTGCTCGGGGACTCCTCGCTCGGTGAGCGGGTGGTGCGCAAGACCGCTCCGTCGGTCTGGTACCTGAGCATCAACAACGACCGGATCAAGGACGTCAAGGTCCGCCAGGCCATCGCGTACGCCATCGACAGGCAGGGCATCCTCGCCACCCAGGGCGGCGACGCGGCCGGCAAGCTGACCCACACCCTGCTGGCCGACACCACGATCGGCCGGACGGAGTACCCGAACCCGTACGACGGCGGGCCGACCGGCAACCCGGAGAAGGCCAAGGAGCTGCTCGGCGGGCAGAAGCCGAAGCTGGTCTTCATGTCCCGGGCCACCGCCTTCGGGCAGCAGACCGCGCCGATCGTGGAGCAGAGCCTGGAGCGGGCCGGCTTCGACGTGACAGTGCAGTACGTCGAGGACCACAACCCGACCGCCCGGACCCGGGGCAACCCGTACGACATCTACCTGTCGAACTGGGCGGCGGACTGGCCGAGCGCGGTCTCGACGATCCCGGTGCTCTGGGACGGCCGCAAGCTCGGGCCGCAGGGCAACTCCAACGTGTCGTACTTCAACGCCGACGACGTGAACGCCGAGATCGACCGGGTGAGCAACCTACCGGCCGGCGAGGCGGGTCCGGAGTGGGCCAAGATCGATCAGATGATCATGGAGAAGTACGTCCCGGTCGTGCCGATCTACCAGGACAACACCTTCCTGGTCACCGGCGCGAAGGTCGGCGGGTTGATCGTCTCGGAGCAGTTCGGCACCCCGGTCTTCTACAACAGCCACATCAAGCCTTAG
- a CDS encoding type II toxin-antitoxin system PemK/MazF family toxin, whose protein sequence is MANLWKGVTATVNRIARRTPTGSAGAIPAQPARRRQVSALQRRALSYAPELDGQADPGEIVWTWVPYEDDPRQGKDRPVLVVGRVSRTLFGLMLSSQSDRDGQRHWLALGPGEWDRDNRPSWIRLDRVLTMREDSIRREGAVLDRARFDRVGRALRTGYGWR, encoded by the coding sequence GTGGCGAATCTCTGGAAGGGCGTGACCGCGACCGTCAACCGGATTGCCCGGCGCACCCCCACGGGCAGTGCCGGGGCCATTCCGGCCCAGCCCGCACGGCGCCGGCAGGTCTCCGCGTTGCAGCGCCGGGCGCTGAGCTACGCCCCCGAGCTGGACGGGCAGGCCGACCCGGGCGAGATCGTCTGGACCTGGGTGCCGTACGAGGACGATCCGCGTCAGGGCAAGGACCGGCCGGTACTCGTCGTCGGGCGGGTCAGCCGGACCCTGTTCGGGCTGATGCTCTCCAGCCAGAGCGATCGGGACGGCCAGCGGCACTGGCTGGCGCTCGGCCCCGGCGAGTGGGACCGGGACAACCGGCCGAGCTGGATCCGGCTCGACCGGGTCCTCACCATGCGCGAGGACAGCATCCGCCGGGAGGGCGCGGTGCTCGACCGGGCCCGCTTCGACCGGGTCGGCCGGGCGCTGCGCACCGGGTACGGCTGGCGCTGA
- a CDS encoding TIGR03086 family metal-binding protein, with protein MRLVGGVTDEQLTHRTPSTDVSVAALLDHLLGLSLAFTWAARKSGGDGPGSSAPPPPASADNLDPQWRTLLPRRLGELVEAWRQPDAWTGKTTAGGVTLPAEVMGVVALDELVLHGWDLARATRQPFHCDPASTEAVLAFTAESAKPEQAAGREGLFGPVVPVPADAPPLDRALGFAGRDPGWTAPS; from the coding sequence ATCAGGCTGGTCGGCGGGGTGACCGACGAGCAGCTGACGCACCGGACGCCGAGCACCGACGTCTCGGTGGCGGCCCTGCTCGACCACCTGCTCGGCCTGTCCCTCGCGTTCACCTGGGCCGCCCGGAAGTCCGGCGGGGACGGCCCCGGCAGTTCCGCGCCGCCGCCGCCGGCCAGCGCCGACAACCTCGACCCGCAGTGGCGGACGTTGCTGCCCCGGCGGCTGGGTGAGCTGGTCGAGGCGTGGCGGCAGCCGGATGCCTGGACCGGGAAGACGACGGCCGGCGGGGTGACGTTGCCGGCCGAGGTGATGGGCGTGGTCGCGCTCGACGAGCTGGTGCTGCACGGCTGGGACCTGGCCAGGGCGACCCGGCAGCCGTTCCACTGCGACCCGGCCAGCACCGAGGCGGTGCTGGCGTTCACCGCCGAGTCGGCCAAGCCCGAGCAGGCCGCCGGCCGGGAGGGGCTGTTCGGCCCGGTGGTGCCGGTGCCGGCGGACGCACCGCCGCTGGACCGGGCGCTGGGCTTCGCCGGCCGCGACCCCGGCTGGACGGCACCGTCCTGA
- the metH gene encoding methionine synthase, translated as MGTASTGAQTRAARTRALRELLAERIVVLDGAWGTMLQGAGLTPADYRGELLADHPQDVAGDPDLLNLTRPDVILDVHRRYLAAGADITSTNTFTATSIAQADYGLQSLVPEMNLRGAQLARQAADEAGGKFVAGSVGPLNVTLSLSPRVDDPAFRTVSFDTVRESYAEQIRALAEGGVDILLIETIFDTLNAKAAIAAAREVAPDLPLWISVTIVDLSGRTLSGQTVEAFWSSVAHAEPLAVGVNCSLGATEMRPHVAELARLADTFVACHPNAGLPNAFGGYDQQPEETGGLLREFAEAGMVNIVGGCCGTGPEHIARVAEAVAGRPPRPVPAVPGATRFSGLEPFAIGADTGFVMIGERTNVTGSARFRRLVEADDYQAAVDVALEQVRGGANILDVNMDADLLDSERAMTTFLNLIATEPEVARIPIMIDSSRWSVLEAGLKCVQGKGIVNSISLKEGEEAFLEQARRIRDYGAGVVVMAFDEIGQAETTERKVSICGRAYDLLTQQAGFAPTDIVFDPNVLAVATGISEHNGYAKAFIDALPLIKERCPGARTSGGISNLSFSFRGNDVVREAMHSAFLLHAVRAGLDMGIVNAGQLAVYQDIPADLLELVEDVLFDRRDDATDRLVAFAGTVSGSGTRRTVDLGWREGPVAERLSYALVHGIVDFIEADTEEARKQADRPLDVIEGPLMDGMKVVGDLFGSGKMFLPQVVKSARVMKRSVAYLEPYMEAEKEQARAEGRLDGNRGQGKVVLATVKGDVHDIGKNIVGVVLGCNNYDVVDLGVMVPAAKILDTAIAEDADAIGLSGLITPSLDEMVSVATEMRRRGMDLPLLIGGATTSRQHTAVRIAPAYDGSTVHVLDASRVVGVVSDLLNPQRAADLDVRNRAEQQRLREQHEGRDRVPLLTLEKARANREDVDFAELPVPAFTGVRVVRPELTELREMIDWQFLFLAWELKGKFPAILDQPVARELYDDANTLLDQIIADGSLQAVGSYAFWPAHADGDDIVLTGGTGTRFPMLRQQTAKPAGRPNRCLADYVAPADDHLGGFAVTIHGAEELAASFEAGHDDYRAIMVKALADRLAEAFAEHLHLRARRDWYEPDADPAIEDLHAERFRGIRPALGYPASPDHSLKRELFELLGAEALGIGLTESYAMTPAASVSGLLFAHPSSRYFTVGRLGRDQVEEYAVRRGLPLAEVERWLRPNLGYEPGQ; from the coding sequence ATGGGTACGGCTTCGACCGGTGCCCAGACGCGGGCGGCGCGCACCAGGGCGCTGCGGGAGCTGCTCGCCGAGCGGATCGTGGTGCTGGACGGTGCCTGGGGCACCATGCTCCAGGGCGCCGGCCTCACTCCCGCCGACTACCGGGGCGAGCTGCTCGCCGACCACCCGCAGGACGTGGCCGGCGACCCGGACCTGCTCAACCTGACCCGGCCGGACGTCATCCTCGACGTACACCGGCGCTACCTGGCGGCCGGCGCGGACATCACCTCGACGAACACCTTCACCGCGACGAGCATCGCGCAGGCCGACTACGGCCTCCAGTCGCTGGTCCCGGAGATGAACCTGCGCGGCGCCCAGCTCGCCCGGCAGGCCGCCGACGAGGCGGGCGGCAAGTTCGTCGCCGGCTCGGTCGGGCCGCTGAACGTGACCCTGTCGCTCTCCCCCCGGGTGGACGACCCGGCGTTCCGGACGGTCTCCTTCGACACGGTCCGCGAGTCGTACGCGGAGCAGATCCGGGCGCTCGCCGAGGGCGGCGTCGACATCCTGCTGATCGAGACGATCTTCGACACGCTGAACGCGAAGGCCGCGATCGCCGCCGCCCGGGAGGTCGCGCCCGACCTGCCGTTGTGGATCTCGGTGACCATCGTCGACCTGAGCGGCCGGACACTGTCCGGGCAGACCGTCGAGGCGTTCTGGAGTTCGGTCGCGCACGCCGAGCCGCTGGCGGTCGGGGTGAACTGCTCGCTCGGCGCCACCGAGATGCGCCCGCACGTCGCCGAGCTGGCCCGGCTCGCCGACACCTTCGTCGCCTGCCATCCGAACGCCGGGCTGCCGAACGCGTTCGGCGGCTACGACCAGCAGCCGGAGGAGACCGGCGGGCTGCTCCGCGAGTTCGCCGAGGCAGGGATGGTCAACATCGTCGGCGGCTGCTGCGGCACCGGACCGGAACACATCGCCCGGGTCGCCGAGGCGGTCGCCGGCCGCCCGCCCCGGCCGGTGCCGGCGGTGCCCGGCGCCACCCGGTTCAGCGGCCTGGAGCCGTTCGCCATCGGCGCCGACACCGGCTTCGTGATGATCGGCGAGCGGACCAACGTCACCGGCTCGGCCCGGTTCCGCCGGCTGGTCGAGGCCGACGACTACCAGGCCGCCGTCGACGTGGCGCTGGAGCAGGTACGCGGCGGCGCCAACATCCTCGACGTGAACATGGACGCCGACCTGCTCGACAGCGAGCGGGCGATGACCACCTTCCTGAACCTGATCGCCACCGAGCCCGAGGTGGCCCGCATCCCGATCATGATCGACAGCTCGCGGTGGAGCGTGCTGGAGGCCGGGCTCAAGTGCGTACAGGGCAAGGGGATCGTCAACTCGATCAGCCTCAAGGAGGGCGAGGAGGCGTTCCTGGAGCAGGCGCGGCGGATCCGCGACTACGGCGCCGGCGTGGTGGTGATGGCCTTCGACGAGATCGGCCAGGCGGAGACCACCGAACGGAAGGTCTCCATCTGCGGCCGGGCGTACGACCTGCTCACCCAGCAGGCCGGGTTCGCGCCCACCGACATCGTCTTCGACCCGAACGTACTCGCGGTGGCGACCGGGATCAGCGAGCACAACGGGTACGCCAAGGCGTTCATCGACGCGCTCCCGCTGATCAAGGAGCGCTGCCCGGGAGCCCGGACCAGCGGCGGCATCTCCAACCTGTCGTTCTCGTTCCGCGGCAACGACGTGGTACGCGAGGCCATGCACTCGGCGTTCCTGCTCCACGCCGTACGGGCCGGGCTGGACATGGGCATCGTCAACGCCGGTCAGCTCGCCGTCTACCAGGACATCCCCGCCGACCTGCTGGAACTCGTCGAGGACGTGCTCTTCGACCGGCGGGACGACGCCACCGACCGGCTTGTCGCGTTCGCCGGTACGGTCAGCGGTTCCGGCACCCGGCGCACCGTCGACCTCGGCTGGCGGGAGGGGCCGGTCGCCGAGCGCCTCTCCTACGCGCTGGTGCACGGCATCGTCGACTTCATCGAGGCCGACACCGAGGAGGCGCGCAAGCAGGCCGACCGCCCGCTCGACGTGATCGAGGGGCCGCTGATGGACGGCATGAAGGTGGTCGGCGACCTCTTCGGTTCCGGCAAGATGTTCCTGCCCCAGGTGGTCAAGAGCGCCCGGGTGATGAAGCGCTCGGTCGCCTACCTGGAGCCGTACATGGAGGCGGAGAAGGAGCAGGCCCGCGCCGAGGGGCGGCTCGACGGCAACCGCGGCCAGGGCAAGGTGGTGCTGGCCACGGTGAAGGGCGACGTGCACGACATCGGCAAGAACATCGTCGGCGTGGTGCTCGGCTGCAACAACTACGACGTCGTCGACCTCGGCGTGATGGTGCCGGCGGCGAAGATCCTGGACACCGCGATCGCCGAGGACGCCGACGCGATCGGGCTCTCCGGGCTGATCACCCCGTCGCTGGACGAGATGGTCTCGGTCGCCACCGAGATGCGGCGGCGCGGGATGGACCTGCCGCTGCTGATCGGCGGGGCCACCACATCCCGGCAGCACACTGCGGTGCGGATCGCCCCGGCGTACGACGGCAGCACCGTGCACGTGCTCGACGCGTCCCGGGTGGTCGGGGTCGTCTCCGACCTGCTGAACCCGCAGCGCGCCGCCGATTTGGACGTCCGCAACCGCGCGGAGCAGCAGCGGCTGCGCGAGCAGCACGAGGGGCGGGACCGGGTCCCGCTGCTCACCCTCGAAAAGGCCCGGGCCAACCGGGAGGATGTCGACTTCGCCGAGTTGCCGGTGCCGGCCTTCACCGGGGTACGCGTGGTCCGCCCCGAGCTGACCGAACTGCGCGAGATGATCGACTGGCAGTTCCTCTTCCTCGCCTGGGAGCTGAAGGGGAAGTTCCCGGCCATCCTCGACCAGCCGGTGGCCCGGGAACTCTACGACGACGCGAACACCCTGCTCGACCAGATCATCGCGGACGGCTCGCTCCAGGCCGTCGGGTCGTACGCCTTCTGGCCGGCACACGCCGACGGCGACGACATCGTGCTGACCGGCGGGACCGGCACACGCTTCCCGATGCTGCGCCAGCAGACCGCCAAACCGGCCGGGCGGCCGAACCGCTGCCTCGCCGACTACGTCGCCCCGGCCGACGACCACCTCGGCGGCTTCGCGGTGACGATCCACGGTGCCGAGGAGCTGGCCGCCTCCTTCGAGGCCGGGCACGACGACTACCGGGCGATCATGGTGAAGGCGCTGGCCGACCGGCTCGCCGAGGCGTTCGCCGAACACCTGCACCTGCGGGCCCGGCGCGACTGGTACGAGCCGGACGCCGACCCGGCGATCGAGGACCTGCACGCCGAACGGTTCCGGGGCATCCGTCCCGCCCTCGGCTATCCGGCCAGCCCCGACCACAGCCTCAAGCGGGAGCTGTTCGAGCTGCTCGGCGCCGAGGCGCTCGGCATCGGCCTGACCGAGTCGTACGCGATGACCCCGGCCGCCAGCGTCAGCGGCCTGCTCTTCGCACACCCGTCGTCGCGGTACTTCACCGTCGGCCGACTCGGTCGCGACCAGGTCGAGGAGTACGCGGTCCGGCGCGGACTGCCGCTCGCCGAGGTCGAACGCTGGCTCCGGCCCAACCTCGGCTACGAGCCGGGGCAGTGA